Within the Miscanthus floridulus cultivar M001 chromosome 2, ASM1932011v1, whole genome shotgun sequence genome, the region gatgatgggttggtcctgcttatgcccgtggtacaagcagggcgtgtgtttttagagtacccagctggggacattggttcgcgaatcgccgccgagtcggtacaacttgtcttacctctagcaccgtagtaagaactaaaagatgaaagatggaagatggaaaaatgaaatctgattgcttaccacctgattaaaagtagcacatgtgcttacatagaatggttagttaatgaaccaatgcggctattaataaaaatcgaatataaggacatacttttagtaatgctccagCAGATGtaataaatccacaagccagatagccttgcatatccttgaagtctttttttcctcctgttgggtaagtcttgctaagtataattgagtacttagggttttattccccctgttgcaggtgacaggtggatgctagagctgactcttgtgtgtggatttatcatggtgggctcagagaggattttctttacgctgcgatcatagtttttacttataactctcaccaaatgttttttatgaatgaaagctttataatctgttgtcatagcttatatatcaatgcttcatcatgccatgaatatctatttatttccgctgtaattctgatcacatgtttatattccgctattacattaaattatttataactctgataatatgattacattccgctgttataataataaatattatactctgatgttgtattaaaagtgatgtaagaaatgattaagaatgatgtaagctttattctctcatttgtgatccttatggaaaaatgtggattttcgggttctcccttgcggTGTGCCCGatagaaccgagtaatttagtgttcccctttgagtgcttagtgtctaatgaaagatgagcactcctaggaagcattagattaggcggttctgccacgaTTAGGTCTTTGAAACAGCGGTTAATTAGCTTCCAATTAGCAAGTGTCAACGTGTTGACGCTGATTAATCAAATCCAAAATTGAGGACCAAAACGGAGTCAAACTTAGTCcaactttttatatgctcttctccaccatatatactccaacttttattttggtaccaaatcaagttatttaacaaaatttgaagaacgcggaatgccaacatgTCAATCTCAATTAAGTGACAAAGTAACTTTTGTTGTTTTTGGAAAGtatttttgaagatccaaatgaactccaaatttgatgagactTGATTTGTTGTTTCCACCATGAAAGGTACTTCAACTTAtcttaaggaatccaattgagctaccacatgaatttgaaagataaaaattcacaaacattgTCAACTTGTCGTTGTCAATCggggacttagaatatttttcttaGAGCTTAAGACAGCAGCTGATTCAATCTTCAAACCtcagtttgacttagttccaagtggatctggctcttggtccaaaaacagagtttgttctactccactcaaaattcaacttttatttaaggtgtaactccatgcaaacactctaagccatagttcaaaccaagtcaaagtagcatcacggtaaagcttaaatcggagtttttgaccgattgagccattttcttgacctttgctcaacatgaaccattcatgacttttgttgtagagttcaattagagttgtttgggcaaggtagcaaggtttgttcgacatctcatattcccatttacttaataaagcaagccaAGAAAGattgtaacttatcatttcatgtgacttcttgattccaaactttatgaaacttttccactggtcaacatggatgcatgttgatgtaatgtacatgaaataaacatgtttaacattactcttgcataatcttaacaagggtaccCATATAAGTAAAGGtatgttgtccaagtttaagttggagctcactcttgtaaatttgatcttgacaccttcatcatcatttaaaatgtcatgtttgagctcaaacccattgcttaactggtgacaaacacatGGGCTGTtacaggctccgcctcgtctgacctcttgaaagctctagtttggttttggtgaattgatgaaaccataagtgctaacctagtttatcaagtgatcatgagataggtagcacattccaagtggtgaagcaaatgaagatcatgacatgatgatggcgatgccatggtgatgatcaagtgcttggacttgaaaagaagaaagagaaaaacaaaaggctcaaggtaaaggtataaatggcaggagccattttattttggtgatcaagacacttagtgagtgtgatcacatttatgatcgatagtcatactattaagaggggtgaaactcgtatcgaaatacggttatcaaagtggcactagatgctctaactcattgcatatgcacttaggatctagtggagtgttaacacccttgaaaatgtttgtgaaaatatgctaacacatgtgcacaaggtgatacacttggtggttggcacatttgagcaagggttaggaacttcaccagcggagtgtccgcctgtagagtgcggacagtccgacggtgccactggcaccctatacagaaaagacgaaggtcacagtaagtgaccggacgctggtctcgaaaggaccggtgcgttcggtcagtagaagcagtgaagacactggcgtcagtctgtgactggacgctgggtcacctagtgaccagacgctggagggatACGTTCGGTCCCGTTGATGTGGTAGTAcacagaggagacgccgagtgaccggacgttgggtgagtccggttGAGCATgtccggatgcgtccggtcgtgatttcttgTTTCTAGATGCTTAATGGAAAGGACCAgatgctaaggtccagcgtccggtcacttcacagcagcacgtccagtcatcacttgaccattgagatcggacgaacaacatttgaagctgatgacacatggcatgcatcgcacgaccagacgctggggtcctacgttcggtcgatatgaccagagcgtccgatcaccccgtgttgtgcccagtgaaggggtataacggctctattttatgggggcttctatttaagtcccatggccggctcaagcacACTCCCTTGGCtattttacattgacatagcaaccttgtgagcttagccaaagcccttccactcatctccatcattgattcatcatcttgtgagattgggagagaatccaattgcattgcttgagtgtttgcatctagaggcacttggtgttcatgttttgctgcggggttcgcttgttactcttggtggttgccgccacctagacagcttagaacagcgaggatcgtcgagcagagattggtgattgtctccggctccgatcgtggtgattgtgaggggttcttgacctttccctggtggagagtcaaaaggtactttagtggattgctcgtggcttgtgtgatcctcattttgtgttggttgtgcagcaccctattgagggtttggcgtgtgatgccaattagcgcgtgaacctccaagtgagtgaatcgccacaacgaggactagcttgccgacaagcaagtggaccttggtaaaaaatcattgtgtcatcatttgattccgaggtgattggtcttcattgttattcattcttgtgattgattggctccttcctcgacacggcggtataactatcttgctctctctctttatattactgcaaactagttatcaagctctttagtgtacctaattgtgagagcttgttactTTGGTTAGtttagctctttagttagtctttgagagcacactaacttagtgtagtgctatAGCTATTGTAtggttagagacaatagaaactaaaattgtggtaggtgccttgcattttagtaggctaacgcaatacttgcttcgtctcataattgtctaaccggtttgttaagtgttgttatataaatttttattaggctattcactctcccttctctagccattaggacctttcacctctatgtcgggggctccgcctcgcccaacctctaggcCGGGGGCACCGCCTCGCCCGTCTCCCTTTCTCTGACCGAGGATACACcggacctctgctcgctgctctttcccgACCGACCCGGTCGGGGCCAACTGGGAGCAACTGacaggggacgcccgctcggtgtgggCCTAGATAAAataaggtgctcaagtcaaccgtaataccaaggaccgtaccttgCCATACCCTGTGCAACTGTAGGCCGATGCTACAACCTTCCAGACGTGtcagagcataaacagtattgtggacgaCGTAGTTTGCCGTACTAGACGAACATAGTAGAGCCTGTCAGACGCGTCTGGGcataaacagtattatgggcactGGCAGCCATCTCGTACCCGacaacgtgggcaacaagactaggtagcatatGTACGCGCTCtttttctctctgacttgtaaggccatctccttcacctataaaagaggGTGCGCTCTCTCCTAACAGGGAGACGCTAGACGACTCGAGGACTCGACGACAGTCCgatcgggcctctaacacccccttctcattccttactcgtttataaccccacaacaaacttcaagcactttggctcaagaataaagtcaccgactgactgaaattggacatagggcacgttgcctgaaccagtataaatcatatgtcattgagtgttaggccacatccgatcacatcGCACGACAAAACTAccaatatttacttgttggtcaaatTTCGCACCGACAGAATGCATGTTTCTTTTTTCGATGCTTTTACTATGACTGCTCCTCTCTCTACAGCTGCCAGACATGGCACCGAGCTTGGcgtcaagatctatggcgccgagccaGCACCACATCCATGCTACATAAGCAGCCACGTCAACGCCAGGTAAAAAATAATTATGGATCTCGACGCCAATGACTatagcgccgagacgtgtaacTTCGACACCAATTGCTACGGCGTCGAGCTCAGGGtccagaaaataaaaagaaacccCTAGGGGTCTAAATGTAAATATCTTTcgaaaaaagagctaaaaacataaAAAATTCAGCCGGGGCAAAAGCCAAAGGCGGCGTGGCGAGACAAGGCACGCAGCCTTTTCTCTTCTTTCCCGTGTCCTAGTCCCAGTCCCACAAAGCAGATCGACTCACAGTTCATTCAGTACCTGCAAATGGCACACCACGCTGGGATCTGTGTTGTGTCTTCAGTCTTCACTATGGTAGGAGGATTTTGAGCAAGAATCTTCACACAGCACTAGCACTATTGTACCATGAAACAGGCAAGCAGCAGCTCATAGTATTAGGGAGTGCGGTGCGGGGCAAAAATAGCAGAAACATCTGTTAGCATGTTCAGCGATGCACACGTTTGAATCTTCATTTTAAAAAAAGTTTAAAACATAAACTCCGCAGAATACGTCCAAAGCTCAGTCTCGACAGCTCAGTTCTCCTTGCATTCTACTGTGTATATTATCAACAATTCTAAACAATGAGGAATCTGTCTCTTTTCTCATAGGAAAGATCCACAGCATGGTGAAAACAGCTCATTAGTTCAACCGCCATGGCAACAGGAAGCAGAAATTCCACTCTGCAAACAGAATTATCTATTCAACTAAACTAATTAATCTGCTGATAATAAATCAATAACCCAACATTCACATATACAGTATATATTGTTCGAAATCGATCCAATTAAGTGTGGGAGAGAATTGGAGACTCCTACACTAATTAAACAAATATACAAATCAATGAGAACTGAGATCTCTCAGAATTATTTGATTAAATTTCAGCAGTGACAACACCTTTGCTAAGCTAGTACTGAAAATACCACCACAGTTTTGCAAAATTCGGTTTATAGAGTTGGAGAGTACTCAAATCACTAGTGTCCCCTTGCCTCATGCCTTTTGAATTGTCAAGAAAAAAGGGAAAAAGTAAAAGGTAACTTGTCCTTGCTGCTGTTGCCGTCCATATCTAGCAGAGCATCACATGTGCAACCCTGACAAAAGATGGTGAAAGCAAATGTGATTTCTTATGACACAAATGAAAGTTAAGATGAAATGGCCTTTCTGCAACAGCATGAGCGTGACTGGATCTGATAAAGGCCCTGTTTGCCAGTATTATCTCTTTTTACTAACTGAATTGTCTATGTGTAGGAGTGGGAGCAGTAAATCAGTAGTAGTAATTCCAAGAAGGCTAGCAACATGACAATATGTGCAGTTTTGAATCTAAGCACTGAGCACGAGCAGTGCAAGAGCTTGATAAAGACGATAGCAACAAGACAAGATGTCAAAATTTTGAATCTGAACAATGCAAGAACTTGGTAGGGACAGTGGGGCACTCACCTGAGATGATGTTGAACTGTTGAAGTGAGTCCGGCGGCTGTCTTTGGCGAGTCCGGTCGGTCCAGCGACACCGGTCCAAGCGGCCAGGATGTTTACCCCCGGGCCGATCATGTCCGGCTTCAACATCTCTGGCACGACGGTGTTGGGGCCGCGGGAGCTGAACGCCACCACGACTGGAGACGGCCGGACGCCAAGAACCGTGCCGCCGAAGCTCAGCATTGCCATGGGCCTGCCGCCATCGCGCGCCGCGTACTCCCGTATCTTATCACCCACCATCCGCCCCACCGCAACCGCGGGGAGCAGGTGGCTATCCGCCACGAGCTCCTCTCCGTTGGCCGCCGTGTTGGACAATATCATGCCGGCACCGCCTGCTGCCTTGACGACGACGCCCTTCTCCACGCGCGCGTTGACGCCACGATCGCAGAGAACTATTTTTCCGCGCACGGCGGCCGGGTCGAGCGTCCCAGAGAGGCAGAGCTTGCTGGTGTTGTCACACCCGCCGTCGTAGAGTCATGGGAGCATGGCGGGGTGTGGGGAGGGAGAAGGCCCTGCGTAGAGGGACACGCCGGCCAGGCGTGCGCCTGTGGGGAGCGTGACGTATGCCAGGAAATCTCGGTCGAGTGTCCTAGCGCTGACGGTGGCGACCCACGGAGCGGAGTTTGAGACGGTGGCGCCGGATGGGCCGGAGTTTCCGGCGGAGCAAGAGACGAACATGCTGGCCGCCGTGGCGCCAAAGGCGCCCACCGCTACGGTATCCCGGAAGTACGGCGCTGAGCCGCCGCCGAGAGACAGCAACAGCACGCCCACCCCATCAGCGACAGCGGCGTCAATGCCGGCTAGGATGTCGGAGCCGAGGCACCCCTCTGGCCAGCACACGTTGTACGCGGCCACGCGCACCCCGGGCGCCATCCCGCTCGCCGTCCCCGTGGCGTACCCGAGCAGGCTTGCGTTCGCCACCACCGTGCAAGCCGCTGTGTGCGTGTCGTGCCCGTCCCTGTCCTGGGCCGACCTGAACGTCCTCTTCCCCACGCCTATTGCGCCGCCGTTTGCGGCACGGAGGCCGCGCGCGCCCACCAGCTTCCTCCCACACAAGCTCAGCGGGAAATCCATGCCAGCCTCGCACACCCCCTTCCACCGCGCGGGCGGTGGCGGTAGGTTACCGCCCGCGAAGCTCGGCGACTCCGTCCATACGCCGGTGTCAAGAACCCCTATGACCACGTCGTGCGTGTCCGCCTCTAGATTGTCGATGGCGGGCTGGTAGGCCGGCATGAGAAGGCCCAAGAACTCTGGGGAGCGCGTGGTGTGGAGCTGGAACACCTCGTCCGGCATGACCTGGAGCACCTCGGGGCTGCCGCGGAGCAAGGGCAAATGGCCCGGTAGCAGCGCCGCCGTGAATCCGTGCGCGGAGGCGGAGTAGGAGTACAGCAAGTGGCAGGCCGGGTCGACGGACAGGGACTCGAGGTGCGCCGCGTGCCAGTGGGCCGGTGTCCGGTGCATGGTAGGCATGCGCGCCGGGTCCATGAACACGATGTACGTCGTCGTgttgccgccgtcgccattggcATGGGCAAGCAAGGGGCTTGCAAGGAGTGCAAGGGGGAAGGGGAGAGTAAGCTCCATTGGAGGAGTGGAGGggagtgagattgagagtgaggTGGTCAGGTGATAGTGATAATGGCGGTTGGGTGGGAAAGCAGGTAGGGCCCTTGTGCAGTGCTTTAGAGAGGGTTTTGGGGCTTTGCAGTTGCAGTGGATGAAGCGAGATGGAGAATGTCTCTGGGTttttataataaaataaaataaaaatagattAGGAGAGACATGATGAGTGAGTAATGGAACATCATTTTAGGACTAAAATGAATTATGAAATTATTTGGCTAAAGATTGTTTCTAAAGTTCTACTGCTAAGTTTGGTACATCCAGCGCTGTTATCTTTATGAAGTATTTTTAGGAGCTTTGGAAGGTTTTTGGAGCTTTTTATTAGGATTGTGACTACTGATATAGGGGATCAAGCGTCATTTTAAAAAAAAGTTGGTGGTTTGAGTAGTATGTAATGCATCATAATTTCTACATTCATGGATTTGACCGATTATTATTTGGTTGAAGTATTTTTTAAAGCGGTAACAGTTTTGTGATAATTAGGTTCCTTTTATTCAATGACGGAACCAGAAATTTGTTTAAGCTGGGGCGAACTCTATGCACAAGCTACATGCTAATCAAAAGCACCAAACAGAACAATGCTTATGGAGGGCACCACACAACCATCAATCGTGCTTACCCAAAACCAGCGCTTTCTCTAGTAGGTGAATACAATTATTCAGACTTCAAATTCAGAAGTCATTTGACTTTTATTAGCACATCGGTTTATCATGTGCTAGCCGCTAGTGGCACATTAGGTGAGATTTTTAGAATTGCTATAAAAAACATTCATTTAAATAAAAAGATGCGTGTATTCATTCAGGTATGTACCTTGCGCTTCTTCTCCCTCACTCCATGACCGGCTCGCCGCTCGCCCGCAGGCCACAACCTTCTGTCAAATCGGCTCCAGCTGGCCGCTCTGCTCGCGCCACGCGGGACGGTTGTGGCCTCACGCGCCGGCTCGGACGCTCGGCTGCCCTCCTatatggcggcggtggtggctccGCGGCCGGCGCCCTGGTGGCGGGCGGCAGCTTGCGTGCGCAACTGTTAGCCCTATGCCTCGATGCGGATTGGGGTCGGGAGTTGGCCGATTGGGGTTGGGGGATTACCGATCTGAGGAACTGCGCCTTCGATTGGGAAACTGTTGGGCTATCAGTGGGCTGCTGCTGGGCTGAACAAGGTAATAAAAAAAGATGGCCCAACCATCGTCATCTTCTTCTATCTCGTATCGCCGCTCGCTCCTCCATGTCGCGGCCGAAGAACCTCTCGGAGTCTCGGTCAGGAACTCAGCAGGCCGGACCTAAGGAAGAAGTGGGGCTCTTGGGGTCTACGGCGGCCACGCCAGTAGCTGGGGCGGCCGCCCGGCCACGTCCCTAGGGTAGCTCCGCCAGCGCTTTTATTTATGCTACAAACGAGTTTTTCATGTAATACCTGGTGGCTGGTTGATCAATCGTACCCTCTCCTCTGTAAAGAGGGTTTGGAGACTTATGAGAGGATTGATATGTAGAATGTCTTGGAGCTTTTCCCGATTTGTGGATCAACTGCACTCTAAAGTATTTGAACTACTTTTGTGATATATTGCGTCCAAATCacaggggaagagagagggaaagCTAGCAAAACTAACAATGTGTCTAACCTATAAATTGAGGTTTGGTATGAATTTTTGTACAACGCA harbors:
- the LOC136539149 gene encoding subtilisin-like protease SBT1.8 gives rise to the protein MELTLPFPLALLASPLLAHANGDGGNTTTYIVFMDPARMPTMHRTPAHWHAAHLESLSVDPACHLLYSYSASAHGFTAALLPGHLPLLRGSPEVLQVMPDEVFQLHTTRSPEFLGLLMPAYQPAIDNLEADTHDVVIGVLDTGVWTESPSFAGGNLPPPPARWKGVCEAGMDFPLSLCGRKLVGARGLRAANGGAIGVGKRTFRSAQDRDGHDTHTAACTVVANASLLGYATGTASGMAPGVRVAAYNVCWPEGCLGSDILAGIDAAVADGVGVLLLSLGGGSAPYFRDTVAVGAFGATAASMFVSCSAGNSGPSGATVSNSAPWVATVSARTLDRDFLAYVTLPTGARLAGVSLYAGPSPSPHPAMLP